The genomic region GAAGTCCCATGACGGACATCCCTACCCGACGCGCGCGACCCCGTTCAAGTCAATTGCGAGCCGCACCCGGTCACCGACCGACACCGGTCCGACCGCCTCGTACTCCTCGCCGTCGATCTCCACCAGCAGCCGCACGTGGTCACGCCGGTGCACCCGTTCCAGCACGGTGCCCTCCAACGGCCCGTCCGCGTCCACCCGCAACGCCGCCGCCCGCAACCCGACCCGCGCCGCGTCCAGCCCGACGAACGAGCCCGGCACGAACTTGTTGCACCCCAGGAACTTCGCCGTCTCCACGTCGACCGGCGACGACCACACCCGCGCCGGCGGACCGACCTGCACGACCCGGCCGCGCGACATGATCGCCACCCGGTCGGCCAGCGTGAACGCCTCGTCGTGGTCGTGCGTCACCACCAGCGCGGTCGTCGCCGACTCGCGCAGCAACCGCGCCAGGTCCACCGCGAGCTGCTCGCGCAACGCCCGGTCCAGTGCCGACAGCGGCTCGTCCAGCAGCAGCAGCCGCGGCGACGGCGCCAACGCCCGTGCCAGCGCGACCCGTTGTTGCTCACCGCCCGACAGCTGGGTCACGCGACGATCCGCGTACCCGTCCAGCCCGACCAGCTCCAGCAGCGACACCACCCGCTTGTCGCGTTCCTCGCGGTCGACACCCTTCATCCGCAGCCCGAACGCCACGTTCCCGGCGACCGACCGGTGCGGGAACAGCTGCCCGTCCTGGAACACCAGCCCGAACTCGCGCCGGTGCACCGGCACCCCGGCGAGGTCGGCGTCGTCCCACCGCACCGCCCCGGACGACGGCTTCTCCAGCCCCGCGACCGTGCGCAGCAGCGTCGACTTGCCGCAGCCGGACGGCCCGAGCAACGCCACGACCTCGCCGTCCGCGACGTCCAGGGACACCCCGGACACGGCGGTCGTCCGTCCATAGCGGACGGTGATCGAGTCGAGTGCCAGTGCCATCAGAACTCCCCGCTGCTCGGCACGCGCAACCGTTCGATCAGCAGCACGCACCCGACCGTGACGACCATCAACAGCGCGCACGCCGCGTAGGCCATCTGGCTGTTCAGCTCCCCCGGCCGCGACATCAGCCGCGCGATCACGATCGGCAGCGTCGGCGACTCCGGCCGCGCCAGGAAGCTCGTGGCGCCGAACTCGCCCAGCGCCACCACGTACCCGAACCCGGCCGCCGCCACCAGCGACCGCCCGACCAGCGGCAGGTCGACCTCCCGCCACACCCGCGCCGGAGAGGCTCCCAGCGTGGCCGCCGCCTGCCGCAGCCGTTCGTCGACGGCCCGCAGCACCGGCAGCACCATCCGCACGATCAGCGGCGTCACCACCAGCGCCTGCGCCAGCGGCACCAGCAACGGCGAGGTCCGGAAGTCGCCGGGCAACGCGTCCATCGTGACCAGGTAACCGAACCCGACCGTCACCGCCGACACCCCCAGCGGCAGCATCAACGCCGTGTCCAGCACTTCGGCGAACCGGCCACCGGACCGCCGCAGCCCGACCAGCACGACCGCCGAGAACACGCCCACCACCAACGCCACCGCGGTCGCGTCGAACGCCGTGCGCACCGAGTTCAGCGCCGCGTCGATCCCGGTCACCGCCAACGTCCCACGATCACCGCGGGTGGCCAGCGCCGCGTACCCGGCGAAGCTCCAGCCGTCCCTCGTGGACAGCGACCGCGTGACCAGCCCGGCCACCGGCGCGAGCAACGCCACCACGACCACCGCCGCCGCACCCACCACGTACCACTCGCCATCGGACGGCCGTCGAGCGAGCTCTTCCCTGCCCCGCAACGACAACGCGGTCTCCCGCCGGCGCCGTGCCAGCGCCCCGAGC from Lentzea guizhouensis harbors:
- a CDS encoding ABC transporter permease, which codes for MARAGAGLRSPGGLVTARTGWSAAALLPLAFLGLFFAWPVLAIVSLGLREGGVTSALVAGETWELVGFTLGQAAASTVVAVLAGLPVAFVLARCRIRGLGLVRAAVMVPFVLPTVVVGLAFRTFWPDGGVLPIVLANAFFNVAVVARTVGGLWAHTDRRAEDAARALGASRPRAFLSVVLPALAPAVGSAAAVVFLFCATSFGVVLVLGGSRYRTLETEIYLRTVELFDLSGAAALSLVQFAAVVAVLVLGALARRRRETALSLRGREELARRPSDGEWYVVGAAAVVVVALLAPVAGLVTRSLSTRDGWSFAGYAALATRGDRGTLAVTGIDAALNSVRTAFDATAVALVVGVFSAVVLVGLRRSGGRFAEVLDTALMLPLGVSAVTVGFGYLVTMDALPGDFRTSPLLVPLAQALVVTPLIVRMVLPVLRAVDERLRQAAATLGASPARVWREVDLPLVGRSLVAAAGFGYVVALGEFGATSFLARPESPTLPIVIARLMSRPGELNSQMAYAACALLMVVTVGCVLLIERLRVPSSGEF
- a CDS encoding ABC transporter ATP-binding protein; the protein is MALALDSITVRYGRTTAVSGVSLDVADGEVVALLGPSGCGKSTLLRTVAGLEKPSSGAVRWDDADLAGVPVHRREFGLVFQDGQLFPHRSVAGNVAFGLRMKGVDREERDKRVVSLLELVGLDGYADRRVTQLSGGEQQRVALARALAPSPRLLLLDEPLSALDRALREQLAVDLARLLRESATTALVVTHDHDEAFTLADRVAIMSRGRVVQVGPPARVWSSPVDVETAKFLGCNKFVPGSFVGLDAARVGLRAAALRVDADGPLEGTVLERVHRRDHVRLLVEIDGEEYEAVGPVSVGDRVRLAIDLNGVARVG